One Bacteroidota bacterium genomic window carries:
- a CDS encoding tetratricopeptide repeat protein: protein MKSELFIRLIFAKVFLLSMLLLLGPFYSIELQAQKVDSLQNILSKSNDREKVLILNEIAEFYLSSSPEESLKNAKKALELSKSIKFSEGEIISLENIINTYNLIINVYNYFNNYIIVLSYIENLIEIYEKLGYQSEIAKCYNDIGQIFSKWANYNVSIEYSKKALKIFEKLGKSYKIAETQDIIGAEMIKKERYVSALKYFKKSLEIYRTLSDSTHLVENLNYLAKIYIYDNDHKKAKELLDEALEICRTNGDENGLAMSLYSNGKIFASQKKYHKAIEFFDMSLHNYIALKNTKQIANIYNSIAEMYLGLNENLWAISEYEKSLIIANMLNDGVLIMNIYESFAEVYSLIGDYKQALYYHQLYSQKREYITKEFSLKQIAELEARYKSAKNEKQIEKLQKEQQIKSKQIYRDAIQLKKQKALITVGIVSLIITAFFVILLYQKNRLKKNKNRELELKNEKISEQKNKLELQSEMLISKNIELEKLSIVASEIHNSVIIANNNGEIEWVNNAFEQLYGQTLAEFKKTKGTNLVDAILNEKIVESCIKNKESGHFTSYFASVSGKNYWLKREITPIFDKNDNLRKIVALDSDVTLFKMAEEEIKNQHLEMENQRDIALIQKDKIMSQNIGITDSIKYAQKIQSALLPSENSVARYFKEYFIINKPRDIVSGDFYWISYKEDKIITVVADCTGHGVPGAFMSILGIASLEDLVNNSTFISAENLLFKLRENVISSLNTTSNEVESKDGMDMALCIFDLKNMILDFAGAYNPLYLIRDGNLKVYKADRMPIGVHPHDKKLFTSKKILIEKGDRFYMFSDGYIDQFGWRNGKKFKTKQFKELIVTNSNLPMKAQRIIIENTLENWKGDFEQVDDILIMGLKV from the coding sequence ATGAAATCAGAATTATTTATTAGGCTTATTTTTGCGAAAGTTTTCTTGCTTTCTATGTTGCTATTGCTCGGTCCTTTCTATTCAATAGAACTTCAGGCTCAAAAAGTTGATAGTCTTCAAAATATATTGTCAAAATCGAACGATAGAGAAAAGGTTTTGATTCTAAATGAGATAGCCGAATTTTATCTGAGTTCTTCTCCCGAAGAATCATTAAAAAATGCGAAAAAGGCATTAGAATTATCTAAAAGTATAAAGTTTAGCGAAGGCGAAATAATTTCTTTGGAGAATATTATAAACACTTATAATTTAATAATCAATGTTTACAATTATTTCAATAATTACATCATTGTTCTTTCATATATCGAAAATCTTATTGAAATATACGAAAAATTGGGTTATCAATCAGAAATTGCAAAATGCTATAATGATATTGGACAAATTTTTTCGAAGTGGGCAAATTATAATGTTTCGATAGAATATTCAAAAAAAGCTTTGAAAATATTTGAAAAATTAGGCAAGTCATATAAAATTGCTGAGACACAAGATATTATTGGTGCAGAAATGATTAAAAAGGAACGCTATGTAAGTGCATTAAAATATTTTAAAAAATCATTAGAAATATACAGAACATTGTCGGATAGCACACACCTTGTGGAAAATTTGAATTATTTAGCAAAAATTTATATTTATGATAATGACCACAAAAAAGCGAAAGAGCTTTTAGATGAGGCTTTGGAAATATGTAGAACAAATGGAGATGAGAATGGATTGGCAATGAGTTTATATTCCAACGGAAAAATCTTTGCTTCCCAAAAAAAATATCATAAAGCAATAGAGTTTTTTGATATGTCTTTACATAATTATATTGCCCTGAAAAATACTAAACAAATTGCTAATATATACAATTCTATTGCTGAGATGTATTTAGGCCTTAACGAAAATCTTTGGGCAATTTCTGAATATGAAAAGTCGCTAATTATAGCAAATATGTTGAATGATGGCGTTCTGATTATGAATATTTACGAATCATTTGCAGAAGTTTATTCTTTAATTGGCGATTATAAGCAAGCTCTATACTATCACCAGCTTTATAGTCAGAAACGTGAATATATCACCAAAGAGTTTAGTTTGAAGCAAATAGCTGAGTTAGAGGCAAGATATAAATCCGCAAAAAATGAAAAGCAAATTGAGAAGCTTCAAAAAGAGCAACAAATAAAATCCAAACAGATATATCGCGATGCAATTCAGTTGAAAAAGCAAAAAGCCTTAATCACAGTTGGGATTGTTAGTTTGATAATTACTGCATTTTTTGTCATTCTTCTATACCAAAAAAACCGCCTAAAAAAGAATAAAAATCGTGAACTCGAATTAAAAAATGAGAAGATTTCTGAACAAAAAAACAAACTCGAATTACAATCGGAAATGCTAATTTCTAAAAATATTGAGTTAGAAAAACTATCAATAGTTGCAAGCGAAATTCATAATTCTGTAATCATTGCTAATAATAATGGAGAAATAGAATGGGTAAATAATGCTTTCGAGCAATTGTATGGGCAAACTTTGGCAGAATTTAAAAAAACAAAAGGGACAAATTTAGTGGATGCAATACTTAACGAAAAAATTGTTGAAAGTTGCATAAAGAATAAAGAATCTGGGCATTTTACATCTTATTTTGCTTCAGTAAGTGGAAAAAACTATTGGTTGAAACGCGAAATAACTCCAATTTTTGATAAGAATGATAATCTTAGAAAAATTGTTGCTCTTGATTCTGATGTAACTTTATTTAAAATGGCAGAAGAGGAAATTAAGAATCAGCATCTCGAGATGGAAAACCAGCGAGATATTGCTCTTATTCAAAAAGATAAGATAATGTCGCAAAACATTGGAATTACAGATAGTATAAAATATGCTCAAAAAATTCAATCTGCCTTGCTTCCATCCGAAAATTCAGTGGCAAGATATTTTAAGGAATATTTTATAATAAATAAACCCCGTGATATTGTAAGTGGCGATTTTTATTGGATTTCGTACAAAGAAGATAAAATTATTACTGTAGTAGCAGACTGCACCGGACATGGCGTGCCGGGTGCTTTTATGAGTATTCTGGGAATTGCTTCTTTGGAAGATTTGGTAAATAATTCTACCTTTATTAGTGCAGAAAATCTGCTTTTTAAGCTTAGAGAAAATGTAATATCATCATTAAATACTACTTCAAACGAAGTTGAATCGAAAGACGGAATGGATATGGCTCTTTGTATTTTCGACCTAAAAAATATGATTTTAGATTTTGCAGGTGCTTATAATCCGCTGTATCTAATTCGTGATGGCAACCTTAAAGTTTATAAGGCAGACAGAATGCCGATAGGCGTACATCCGCACGATAAAAAACTGTTTACTAGTAAAAAAATTCTAATTGAAAAAGGGGATAGGTTTTATATGTTTTCCGATGGTTATATAGACCAGTTTGGTTGGAGAAATGGCAAAAAATTCAAAACCAAACAATTTAAAGAGCTAATAGTAACAAATAGTAATCTGCCAATGAAAGCGCAAAGGATAATTATTGAAAATACTTTGGAAAACTGGAAAGGAGATTTCGAACAAGTCGATGATATTTTAATTATGGGACTAAAAGTGTAG
- a CDS encoding PAS domain S-box protein: MKLWFNKNLEKEFIENYFARSLKNIRFAFILVIVLYILLSILDIWFIPESKDISFYFRLIFVFPIVLFCLIITFKKTIFQKYFQQILAIIALVTASGTLIVLPFIKETEIGYHTYFLYLSLIIVWNFTVLRIRFYHAFITNFIVFCIFIAIEYYHFINIEDVSKLNDFFIIINKVIILSWSFLVGIIAGYFIERSYRIDFIQNKRIAEAQAEIKETGDRFKKLFDSSPDAIFVEDKEGFVIDANVEACKIHGIKKSELIGKNVIDLVPEKNQREVKLFYPKWFSGEVNQAEGYTHTTNKKAIPVEIRGNIIQYANEKALLLHVRDITDRRKIEETLRQNEAKYRRVFEQASVSIIITSSESVRFANPKLLGLLGVNKDKISSISIIDYIHPDDKEKVISNQKNRLEGKKVEDKYDIRIIHTNSQILWVEIQNTLIEWEKEPAVLTFVIDNTERKKMQNSIEENELKLKAIFKSIPIPSYLFRKLDNFFVLEKFNEAAFKVTHGQIKNFIGTNHIDLYKNNPKFQKDIVRCFVEKCTISYNYSHLFKKSGKLKHYAVKFAFVFPDMVLLHTEDITKQIEIREELIVAKKEAEEANVVKSDFLASMSHEMRTPMNAIMGFNNLMETTKLTNLQQEYQNNLQNASERLMSIIKDILDLSKIKAKGMMIENNPFDIFSFIEKIVEPLKKEIAEKGIGFSLNIDQKIPKFLIGDEHNLQKIIGHLLGNAFKYTNSGNIDFSIKQIHRYKKQTEKVVVQFSIKDSGIGIEEKNHKKIFERFTQVDTSVQREFGGIGLGLTICKQLVELMNGKIWVESQLGKGSVFCFTILFNIDEQNEKSQKQKNISIVKSKSNKVPKLTILYVEDNPMNAHIVKSYFVKKGHNISIALNGRIAIDYLSKKSFDIILMDIEMPVMDGIKASEIIRDENSEVINHKVPIIAVTAHDTKKYRSLSKEIGINHFFTKPVKLEELHTLVQSCL; encoded by the coding sequence ATGAAACTTTGGTTTAATAAAAATTTAGAAAAAGAATTTATAGAGAATTACTTCGCAAGATCTCTTAAAAATATCCGTTTTGCATTTATTCTTGTCATAGTTTTATATATTTTATTGAGTATTTTAGATATATGGTTTATTCCAGAATCAAAGGATATTTCATTCTATTTTCGTCTGATTTTTGTTTTTCCAATTGTGTTGTTTTGCTTAATTATTACGTTTAAAAAAACAATATTTCAAAAATATTTTCAACAAATCCTTGCAATTATTGCTCTGGTAACTGCCTCCGGCACTTTAATAGTCTTGCCCTTTATTAAAGAAACAGAAATTGGATATCATACATACTTTTTGTATCTGTCATTAATAATAGTTTGGAATTTTACGGTTCTGCGCATAAGATTCTACCATGCTTTCATTACAAATTTTATAGTGTTTTGCATTTTTATTGCAATTGAGTACTATCATTTTATTAATATTGAAGACGTATCTAAACTAAACGATTTTTTTATAATTATTAATAAAGTCATAATTCTTTCATGGTCTTTTTTGGTAGGAATTATTGCAGGGTATTTTATAGAAAGGTCATATAGAATTGATTTTATCCAAAACAAAAGAATAGCAGAAGCACAAGCAGAAATAAAAGAAACAGGCGACAGATTTAAAAAACTCTTTGATAGTTCGCCTGATGCAATTTTTGTGGAAGACAAAGAAGGATTTGTGATAGATGCAAATGTAGAAGCATGTAAAATACATGGCATAAAGAAATCTGAACTAATTGGAAAAAATGTAATAGACCTTGTTCCTGAAAAAAACCAAAGAGAAGTAAAACTATTTTACCCGAAATGGTTTTCAGGCGAAGTGAATCAAGCAGAAGGATATACTCACACAACCAATAAAAAAGCCATTCCTGTCGAAATAAGAGGAAATATTATCCAGTATGCTAACGAAAAGGCTTTACTTCTGCATGTTAGGGATATAACCGATAGGAGAAAAATTGAAGAAACCCTCAGACAAAATGAAGCAAAGTATAGAAGAGTTTTTGAGCAAGCAAGTGTTTCAATAATTATTACATCATCGGAATCAGTAAGATTTGCCAATCCAAAACTCTTAGGTTTGTTGGGAGTAAATAAGGACAAAATATCTTCAATTTCAATAATTGATTATATTCACCCAGACGACAAAGAAAAAGTAATATCCAATCAGAAAAACCGACTTGAAGGCAAGAAGGTAGAAGACAAATACGATATTAGGATTATTCATACAAATAGTCAGATTCTTTGGGTAGAAATTCAAAATACTCTGATTGAATGGGAAAAAGAACCTGCCGTGCTTACTTTCGTGATAGACAATACCGAAAGAAAAAAAATGCAAAACTCAATTGAAGAAAATGAGCTCAAGCTAAAAGCAATTTTCAAAAGCATTCCAATTCCTTCATATCTATTTAGAAAATTAGATAATTTCTTTGTTCTTGAAAAATTCAACGAAGCAGCATTTAAAGTTACTCACGGGCAAATTAAAAATTTTATTGGTACCAACCATATCGATCTTTACAAAAACAATCCAAAATTTCAAAAAGACATTGTGCGATGCTTTGTCGAAAAATGTACAATTTCTTATAACTATTCGCATCTTTTCAAAAAATCAGGAAAACTAAAACACTATGCCGTGAAGTTTGCTTTTGTTTTTCCCGATATGGTTCTTCTTCACACAGAAGATATTACAAAACAAATTGAAATAAGAGAAGAACTGATAGTTGCAAAAAAGGAAGCTGAGGAAGCAAATGTTGTAAAAAGCGATTTTTTAGCTTCTATGAGTCACGAAATGAGAACACCCATGAACGCAATTATGGGCTTCAATAATTTGATGGAAACTACAAAACTTACAAATCTTCAGCAAGAATATCAAAACAATCTTCAAAATGCTTCGGAAAGATTAATGTCAATTATTAAAGACATTCTCGATCTTTCGAAAATTAAGGCAAAAGGCATGATGATAGAAAATAACCCATTTGATATTTTTTCCTTCATCGAGAAAATAGTTGAACCACTCAAAAAAGAAATAGCAGAAAAAGGTATAGGATTTAGTCTCAATATCGATCAAAAAATTCCGAAATTTCTAATTGGCGATGAACATAACCTTCAAAAAATTATTGGACATTTGCTTGGCAATGCATTTAAATATACAAATAGTGGGAATATTGACTTTTCGATAAAACAAATTCATCGATACAAAAAGCAAACTGAAAAAGTTGTGGTTCAGTTTTCGATCAAAGATTCTGGAATTGGAATTGAAGAAAAAAATCACAAAAAAATATTCGAACGGTTCACTCAAGTTGACACTTCCGTTCAGCGAGAATTTGGAGGAATTGGATTGGGACTAACAATATGCAAGCAATTAGTTGAACTTATGAACGGTAAAATTTGGGTAGAAAGCCAACTTGGCAAGGGTTCGGTTTTTTGTTTTACAATCTTGTTTAATATCGATGAACAAAATGAAAAATCACAAAAACAGAAAAATATTTCCATTGTAAAATCAAAATCAAACAAAGTTCCTAAACTGACAATTTTATACGTTGAAGATAATCCGATGAATGCACATATTGTCAAATCATATTTTGTAAAAAAAGGACATAATATTTCTATTGCATTAAATGGAAGAATTGCAATAGATTATCTGTCAAAAAAAAGTTTCGATATTATACTTATGGATATAGAAATGCCGGTTATGGACGGAATTAAAGCAAGTGAAATAATTAGAGACGAGAATTCAGAAG